A section of the Pseudanabaena mucicola str. Chao 1806 genome encodes:
- the avd gene encoding diversity-generating retroelement protein Avd, producing the protein MSTQPVDLPVIQKMYDLIKWYIPIINRMPKHHKFGIGDRITNYLYDIMESLIIARYTKDKISILETLNAKLDILRYQSRLLLDFNLIKTERYIYINSQLQEIGNEIGGWLKYQKNKK; encoded by the coding sequence ATGAGTACGCAGCCAGTTGATTTACCAGTCATTCAAAAAATGTATGATCTGATCAAGTGGTATATTCCGATTATTAATAGAATGCCTAAGCATCATAAATTTGGAATAGGTGATAGAATTACTAACTATCTTTATGATATCATGGAATCTCTAATTATTGCTAGATATACAAAGGATAAAATATCTATTTTAGAAACCCTCAATGCCAAGCTAGATATACTCAGGTATCAATCGAGATTATTATTAGATTTTAATCTCATTAAAACAGAAAGATATATTTATATTAACAGCCAATTACAAGAAATAGGTAATGAAATAGGCGGTTGGCTAAAATATCAAAAAAACAAAAAGTAA
- a CDS encoding caspase, EACC1-associated type: MGRYALLIGISNYTKGLDPLPSAVKDVDALRQVLLNPEIGSFADGDVVVLKDAEKGAIETAIYDLFANRKPDDLLLFYFSGHGVTDDRRDFYFSGTSTSKEALPPTAVSSVYVQSEMDRSRSQRQVAILDCCHSGAFPKGMKAKDIGTVDIKLGGEGRAILTAADSSQYAFEQEGFELSLYTHFLVEGLKTGAADRDEDGDVSVDELHVYVEGKVKSVNNSMSPKFFGQKEGHRIVLARAAQDDPKLKFRKEVEKVVKRSNGRISAIARSLLVEKSEGIDSLDVEAIINEVLRPYQEYTKKLRKYETALTQMIAEEFPFSEVTQEELQEYENHLGLRDSDLQEIKNRIIGNKQVEYEQRLQQEQAQAEAARLRLQQEEEERLRLQQVAEAERQRQESDRLERLRKQAEEEERLKRLQEEAERVKNQQQSKPAQPEFEFEFVKVRLVKESGFLGIGGGTKIELDRKKGKVQYIRENLGNGVTLDLVKIPAGKFSMGSNKYSSEQPIHDVSIKEFWMGKYAITNAQWYAVMGTKPSDLSDVKFQGENQPVINVSWDDATEFCKKLSQKINKKVRLPSEAEWEYACRAGTTTDFHFGETITPELVNYDGNYPYGDALKGEYRQKTVDVNFAKFSPNAWGLYQMHGNVWEWCEDVWHENYNGAPNDGSAWLTGGEQNRRALRGGSWPNYADVCRSAYRCRCNAGNWSGSIGFRVVL, from the coding sequence ATGGGGCGATACGCGCTGCTGATTGGCATTAGCAATTACACTAAGGGGCTTGATCCTTTACCCAGTGCGGTGAAGGATGTCGATGCTTTGCGGCAAGTTTTGCTAAATCCTGAGATTGGCAGCTTTGCGGATGGGGATGTGGTGGTATTGAAGGATGCGGAGAAAGGGGCGATCGAGACAGCGATCTATGATTTGTTTGCCAATCGGAAACCCGATGATCTGTTGCTTTTCTATTTCTCAGGTCATGGTGTGACCGATGATCGCCGCGATTTTTATTTTTCGGGGACTTCGACAAGTAAGGAGGCTTTGCCGCCAACTGCGGTGTCATCGGTGTATGTGCAGAGTGAAATGGACAGGAGCAGGTCACAGCGTCAAGTGGCGATTTTGGACTGTTGCCATAGTGGGGCTTTTCCTAAGGGGATGAAGGCGAAGGATATTGGGACGGTGGATATTAAGCTAGGCGGCGAAGGTCGGGCAATTTTGACGGCTGCTGATTCGAGTCAATATGCGTTTGAGCAAGAGGGTTTTGAGTTGTCGCTCTATACGCATTTCCTTGTGGAGGGGCTGAAGACGGGGGCGGCGGATCGTGATGAGGATGGGGATGTGTCGGTGGATGAGTTGCATGTATATGTGGAGGGAAAGGTTAAGAGTGTCAATAACAGTATGTCGCCAAAGTTTTTTGGACAAAAGGAGGGACATCGGATCGTGCTTGCAAGGGCGGCGCAGGACGATCCTAAGCTGAAGTTTCGGAAGGAGGTTGAGAAAGTTGTTAAGCGGAGTAATGGCAGGATTTCAGCTATTGCTAGGAGTCTATTGGTTGAGAAGTCGGAAGGAATTGATTCCCTTGATGTTGAGGCGATCATTAATGAAGTTTTACGACCATATCAGGAATATACGAAAAAGCTTAGAAAATATGAAACTGCATTAACTCAAATGATTGCAGAAGAGTTTCCCTTCAGTGAAGTTACGCAGGAAGAATTACAAGAATATGAAAATCATTTAGGTCTGCGTGATAGCGATTTGCAAGAAATTAAGAATCGGATAATTGGGAATAAGCAAGTTGAGTATGAGCAGAGATTGCAACAAGAACAAGCACAAGCTGAAGCCGCACGTCTGAGACTTCAACAAGAAGAGGAGGAACGGCTGAGATTGCAACAAGTTGCTGAAGCGGAGAGGCAGAGACAAGAAAGCGATCGCCTAGAGAGGTTGAGGAAACAGGCTGAGGAGGAAGAACGGCTAAAACGTTTACAGGAAGAAGCGGAACGAGTCAAAAATCAACAACAGAGTAAACCCGCTCAACCTGAGTTTGAATTTGAATTTGTTAAAGTTCGTTTAGTCAAAGAGAGTGGTTTTCTTGGTATTGGTGGTGGTACAAAAATTGAGCTAGATCGCAAAAAGGGAAAAGTGCAGTATATCCGTGAGAATCTGGGCAATGGCGTAACGCTTGATCTAGTAAAAATTCCTGCGGGTAAATTTAGCATGGGAAGTAATAAATACAGCAGTGAACAGCCAATTCATGATGTGAGTATAAAAGAATTTTGGATGGGAAAATATGCAATTACCAATGCCCAATGGTATGCAGTGATGGGAACAAAGCCATCGGATCTTTCTGATGTAAAGTTTCAAGGCGAAAACCAACCAGTAATCAACGTTTCGTGGGATGATGCTACAGAGTTTTGTAAAAAGCTCTCTCAAAAAATCAATAAAAAAGTGAGGTTGCCCAGCGAAGCTGAATGGGAATATGCCTGTCGTGCTGGAACTACCACAGATTTTCATTTTGGCGAAACGATCACACCTGAACTAGTGAACTATGATGGTAACTATCCATACGGTGATGCACTAAAAGGAGAATATCGTCAGAAAACAGTTGATGTCAATTTTGCTAAATTCAGTCCGAATGCATGGGGCTTATATCAAATGCATGGCAATGTCTGGGAATGGTGTGAAGATGTTTGGCATGAAAATTATAACGGTGCGCCCAATGATGGCTCTGCATGGTTAACTGGCGGCGAACAAAACAGACGCGCCCTGCGTGGTGGCTCGTGGCCCAACTATGCGGACGTTTGTCGTTCGGCGTATCGCTGCAGGTGCAATGCAGGCAATTGGAGCGGCAGCATCGGTTTTCGGGTTGTGTTGTGA
- a CDS encoding DUF29 domain-containing protein — MTEILTEVDKSARSLYEQWEQLVFQSPYLAVIKAKELLQEGQMTEAYNVLESLAESMGRSERKAVSSQLTRLMLHIIKWRDQPEKRSPSWMISIRSARREIADSQEEMPSLNRDFLLSIWDKCFAAAKQDARDEMGKKPLTTSLSWAEVFEEVYTIWED; from the coding sequence ATGACAGAAATATTAACAGAAGTAGATAAGTCGGCGCGATCGCTCTACGAACAATGGGAACAACTGGTATTTCAATCACCATATTTAGCAGTGATCAAAGCCAAGGAACTATTGCAGGAGGGACAAATGACAGAAGCCTATAACGTTTTAGAGAGTTTAGCGGAATCAATGGGGCGATCGGAAAGGAAAGCTGTCAGCAGCCAATTGACGCGGTTAATGCTGCATATCATTAAATGGCGAGACCAACCTGAAAAACGTAGCCCTAGCTGGATGATTTCGATTCGTTCGGCAAGGCGCGAAATTGCAGATAGCCAAGAAGAAATGCCAAGTCTCAATCGCGATTTTTTGCTTTCGATTTGGGATAAATGTTTTGCCGCAGCTAAACAGGATGCGCGGGATGAAATGGGCAAAAAGCCCCTAACTACGTCCTTAAGCTGGGCTGAAGTATTTGAAGAAGTCTATACAATTTGGGAAGATTAG
- a CDS encoding Rpn family recombination-promoting nuclease/putative transposase, whose translation MIFINPKIDFAFKKIFGSEDSKDILISFLNALIYEAQPVIQDIEIINPYVAPKIRGLKSTYLDIKAKIIEAETGEQRTVIIEMQVLNIEGFEKRILYNAAKSYSTQLGSGHDYSLLNPVIALTITDFVMFPELGNVISKFILKEKDFLIDYPIYDIELIFVELPKFTKELSDLVTIIDKWLYFMNKARYLDDVPEVMGNIPEIRKAFYIANQANLTLDELDDQEKSEFFIQDQRGAVTKAVKKAVKQALREGREQGIRQGLEQGLEQGLEQGLEQGLEQGLEQGLQQGSRQKALEIAKKMLNLMDDRTICDLTGLSLDELTALKISEQ comes from the coding sequence ATGATCTTCATTAATCCTAAAATTGACTTTGCATTCAAAAAAATCTTCGGTTCCGAAGATAGCAAAGATATATTAATTAGCTTCCTTAATGCACTGATCTATGAAGCTCAACCTGTTATCCAAGACATAGAAATCATTAATCCCTATGTTGCGCCAAAAATTCGGGGACTCAAATCAACCTATCTAGATATCAAAGCCAAAATCATTGAAGCAGAAACAGGCGAACAGCGTACTGTAATCATTGAGATGCAAGTCTTAAACATTGAAGGATTTGAGAAAAGGATTTTATACAATGCTGCTAAATCCTATTCCACCCAACTTGGCTCTGGACATGACTACAGCCTCCTCAATCCTGTAATTGCCTTGACTATTACAGATTTTGTCATGTTTCCTGAGCTAGGTAATGTTATCTCCAAATTCATTTTAAAAGAAAAAGATTTCCTCATTGATTACCCCATCTATGACATCGAACTGATTTTTGTAGAACTGCCCAAATTTACAAAAGAGCTATCAGACTTAGTAACTATCATTGATAAATGGCTATATTTCATGAACAAAGCTCGCTACCTTGATGATGTCCCTGAAGTCATGGGTAACATTCCTGAAATTAGAAAGGCATTTTATATTGCCAATCAAGCTAACCTCACCCTTGATGAGTTAGATGATCAAGAAAAAAGTGAGTTTTTCATTCAAGATCAGCGTGGAGCAGTTACAAAAGCGGTAAAAAAAGCTGTTAAGCAAGCTCTGCGTGAAGGTCGTGAGCAGGGTATTCGCCAAGGACTAGAGCAAGGACTAGAGCAAGGACTCGAACAAGGACTCGAACAAGGACTCGAACAAGGACTCGAACAAGGACTACAGCAGGGATCAAGACAAAAAGCTCTTGAGATTGCCAAGAAAATGTTGAATTTGATGGACGATCGCACTATTTGTGATTTGACAGGCTTATCTTTAGATGAATTGACTGCACTAAAAATTTCAGAACAATAA
- a CDS encoding ATP-dependent helicase yields MVLSEALNELRKTLRKGQQTMADWQGGELAVSAVPGAGKSTGMAVAAAIAIANFNLHRQKQLVIVTFTRSAVSNIRKKVSEHLKNLRLPQSAFTVSTLHSLAYTIASNHRDLSGFGAGETIIVSESQKQRLIRNATNLWVKENPKLYDLLLEGRSFDGEDTERLRRQTVLRTDVLPSLAREAIATAKSSELTPEDLRQAESSDGGTILEIAAGLYETYERLLRQEGAIDYDDMILGALRVLKNDSIRKYWQERVFAVFEDEAQDSSPLQTDLLEILALSPLEENIKNLMRVGDPNQAINSTFTTADPRFFNEFCDRCQLNSQLSTLDQAGRSTVNVMRAANYVLHWVNHSEYAKLEKPFRQQRIHPVDANDPQTNANPEPIGKGVEIYLPNTVDDIEHEIELIGLRIKQLHEQDPKLSMAILVRQHNQGRFVADSLAWLTKEYDIKIYDVEQSDRRSRVPIDMLAILQFIERPHSPDNLKSALEVLKDRLKISSQQDLNALASNPEQFLYPTLLDPTLTSLAQDAQSKCKALLRAKTELPLYNLIPFIAFTLYDDEAGLLATADKLGDRLNQQLVGNYSMQTVIAELKEIVESENFEAVEDENLEGRYMAAGQLTIISLHKAKGLDWDVVFLPFLHKRICPGEAYIPESAKFLGDFGLPEVARAQIRAIVHHERVPNAEEAWKQCSYLKQAEEFRLLYVGMTRAKKLLWLSAAQSAPFSWNTLENRTDNATVCPAITELAKKFPEFISW; encoded by the coding sequence ATGGTCTTGTCCGAAGCTCTCAATGAATTACGCAAAACACTCCGTAAGGGTCAGCAAACAATGGCGGACTGGCAGGGTGGAGAGCTTGCCGTTTCCGCAGTCCCAGGGGCAGGAAAGTCAACGGGTATGGCAGTTGCCGCCGCGATCGCGATCGCTAATTTCAATTTACATCGCCAAAAGCAATTAGTAATCGTCACCTTTACGCGATCGGCCGTCAGCAACATTCGCAAAAAAGTATCAGAACATTTAAAAAATTTGCGATTGCCCCAGAGTGCTTTTACTGTTAGTACTTTGCATAGCTTGGCATATACCATTGCGAGCAACCATCGTGATCTATCAGGATTTGGTGCAGGCGAAACGATCATTGTTTCTGAATCTCAAAAACAGCGCTTAATTCGCAATGCGACAAATCTTTGGGTGAAAGAGAATCCCAAATTATACGATCTACTTCTAGAAGGCAGAAGCTTTGATGGGGAAGATACGGAACGCTTGCGACGACAGACTGTATTACGCACTGATGTTTTGCCGAGCTTAGCGAGAGAAGCGATCGCAACGGCAAAGAGTTCTGAATTAACGCCAGAAGATTTGCGCCAAGCCGAATCTTCCGATGGTGGAACTATTTTAGAAATTGCCGCAGGACTTTATGAAACCTATGAGCGACTCTTAAGGCAAGAAGGGGCGATCGACTATGACGATATGATTTTAGGCGCGTTGCGAGTCTTAAAAAATGACAGTATTCGCAAATATTGGCAAGAGCGTGTTTTTGCAGTATTTGAGGATGAAGCACAGGATTCTTCACCATTACAAACGGATTTGTTGGAGATTCTTGCCTTGTCTCCCCTTGAAGAAAATATCAAAAATTTGATGCGGGTCGGTGATCCAAATCAAGCGATTAATTCCACATTCACCACAGCCGATCCGCGTTTTTTTAATGAATTTTGCGATCGCTGCCAACTTAACTCCCAACTCTCCACCCTCGATCAAGCAGGACGTAGCACAGTCAATGTGATGCGAGCCGCTAATTACGTTTTGCATTGGGTCAATCATTCCGAATATGCCAAATTAGAAAAACCCTTCCGTCAACAAAGAATACATCCTGTAGATGCCAACGATCCACAGACAAATGCTAATCCTGAACCCATTGGCAAGGGTGTAGAAATTTATTTACCGAATACAGTTGATGATATTGAGCATGAAATTGAGTTGATAGGTTTACGGATTAAGCAACTGCATGAACAAGATCCTAAACTCAGTATGGCGATTTTAGTGCGCCAACATAATCAAGGACGCTTCGTGGCGGATTCTTTAGCATGGCTGACCAAGGAGTATGACATTAAAATCTATGATGTGGAACAGAGTGATCGGCGATCGCGTGTACCAATAGATATGTTGGCAATTTTGCAATTTATAGAGCGTCCCCATTCGCCCGATAATCTCAAATCTGCTCTAGAAGTTCTCAAAGATCGCCTCAAAATTTCATCACAGCAAGATTTAAATGCTCTTGCTAGCAATCCCGAACAGTTCCTCTATCCCACATTATTAGATCCTACACTAACGTCACTTGCTCAAGATGCTCAATCTAAATGTAAGGCTTTACTCCGAGCCAAAACTGAACTTCCTCTCTATAACCTGATTCCATTTATTGCCTTTACTCTCTATGATGATGAAGCGGGACTATTAGCGACAGCCGATAAATTAGGTGATCGCCTCAATCAACAACTTGTGGGCAATTACTCCATGCAAACGGTGATTGCGGAATTAAAGGAAATTGTCGAGTCTGAGAACTTTGAAGCAGTGGAAGATGAGAATCTGGAAGGGCGCTATATGGCTGCGGGACAGTTGACGATTATTAGTCTACATAAAGCTAAAGGTCTAGATTGGGATGTGGTCTTCTTGCCCTTTTTACATAAGCGCATTTGTCCAGGGGAAGCCTATATTCCTGAATCTGCCAAATTTCTAGGGGATTTTGGTTTGCCTGAAGTGGCAAGAGCGCAGATTCGAGCGATCGTGCATCATGAGCGAGTTCCCAATGCTGAGGAAGCATGGAAACAATGTAGTTATCTCAAACAAGCAGAGGAATTTCGTCTACTCTATGTGGGAATGACTCGTGCGAAAAAATTGTTATGGCTATCAGCAGCACAATCTGCTCCCTTTAGTTGGAATACTTTAGAGAATCGTACTGATAATGCCACAGTTTGTCCTGCGATTACAGAACTAGCGAAGAAGTTTCCTGAATTCATCTCATGGTAA
- a CDS encoding ABC transporter ATP-binding protein — MAPVRLCGVTKKFAENTVLREIDLEVADREFLVLVGPSGCGKSTLLRLIAGLEEVTDGSIYLGDRQINHLPPKVRDIAMVFQSYALYPHMTVYNNIAFGLRRQRSRNLSPLAWLSPTSKKQKAEIDQRVQQVAESLQISHLLSRKPKELSGGQKQRVALGRAIARNPQVFLMDEPLSNLDAQLRSDTRSQIVQLQKQLQVTTIYVTHDQVEAMTMGDRIVVLNKGDIQQVDTPLNIYRQPANAFVAGFMGSPPMNFLSVQVDSNGNLYGESLHQPISINDLSLNQIGCDRPFTLGFRPEDLQPSNAENAQLEGIVELVEALGSETIVLLKIADTEIRARVSADISLEYDWQIGDRSFWHFELHKLYAFDADSGITLHHPYQKF; from the coding sequence ATGGCTCCCGTTCGTCTATGTGGTGTTACCAAAAAATTTGCAGAAAATACGGTTCTTCGAGAAATTGATCTAGAAGTAGCCGATCGCGAATTTTTGGTCTTAGTTGGTCCCTCAGGTTGCGGCAAAAGTACATTATTGCGGTTAATCGCTGGCTTAGAAGAAGTAACCGACGGCTCCATATACCTAGGCGATCGCCAAATTAATCACCTTCCGCCCAAGGTTCGCGATATTGCGATGGTATTTCAAAGCTATGCGCTTTATCCCCACATGACCGTCTACAACAATATTGCCTTTGGCTTGAGACGGCAGCGATCGCGTAATTTGTCCCCCCTTGCATGGCTATCACCCACCAGTAAAAAACAAAAGGCTGAAATCGATCAACGGGTACAACAGGTTGCCGAATCCCTGCAAATTTCCCATTTACTAAGCCGCAAACCCAAGGAACTATCGGGCGGACAAAAACAACGTGTGGCTCTTGGTCGTGCGATCGCCCGCAATCCCCAAGTTTTTTTAATGGATGAGCCTCTATCCAATCTCGATGCTCAGTTACGCAGTGATACGCGATCGCAAATTGTGCAGTTACAAAAGCAATTACAAGTAACGACTATCTATGTGACCCACGATCAAGTGGAAGCAATGACCATGGGTGATCGCATTGTCGTTTTAAACAAAGGTGACATTCAGCAAGTAGATACTCCTTTAAATATCTATCGCCAACCTGCCAACGCTTTTGTAGCTGGATTTATGGGTTCTCCACCGATGAATTTTCTGTCCGTACAGGTTGATAGCAATGGAAATCTGTATGGTGAGAGTTTGCATCAGCCAATTTCCATTAATGATTTATCCCTTAATCAGATTGGATGCGATCGTCCTTTTACGCTAGGATTCCGTCCTGAAGATTTACAACCTTCAAATGCTGAGAATGCTCAGTTAGAAGGTATTGTTGAACTAGTGGAAGCACTTGGATCAGAAACGATTGTATTACTAAAAATCGCGGATACAGAAATTAGAGCAAGGGTTTCCGCCGATATTAGTTTGGAATATGATTGGCAAATAGGCGATCGCAGTTTTTGGCACTTTGAATTGCATAAACTCTACGCCTTTGATGCCGATTCAGGGATTACGTTGCATCATCCCTATCAAAAGTTTTGA
- a CDS encoding class I SAM-dependent methyltransferase: protein MSDPKVSEAVAKLYNTYPFPPEPLLDEPPPGYNWRWNWQAAYNFCTGQKPSKNNIRVLDAGCGSGVSTEYLVHLNPEAHVVGIDLSEGTLAVAKERCKRSGATRAEFHHLSLFDADQLEGEFDLINSVGVLHHTTDPIRGIQALANKLASGGLLHIFVYGELGRWEIRLMQEAIALLQGDKRGDYVDGVKIGREIFANLPETNALRRRETERWAAENQQDACFADMYVHPQELNYNVNTLFELIDASGLEFLGFSNPQVWDLNRLIGKAPDLIARSQHLTERQRYRLIEVLDPQTISHYEFFLARPPLEKKNWQVDEELLRAIPEPSPCIYGWRDSAHFFDYNYQLVKISESAWKFLLATDHSQSQGQNQGQTVAQILETVEATLVDVRSLQQQQIILLTPQ from the coding sequence ATGTCCGATCCCAAAGTCAGCGAAGCCGTTGCCAAACTCTACAACACCTACCCCTTTCCACCAGAACCTCTCCTTGATGAACCACCTCCCGGATATAACTGGCGATGGAACTGGCAAGCTGCCTACAACTTCTGTACTGGACAAAAGCCTTCTAAAAATAATATTCGTGTTCTCGATGCAGGCTGTGGTTCAGGCGTAAGCACCGAATATCTTGTCCATCTAAACCCCGAAGCCCATGTTGTCGGTATCGATCTTAGCGAAGGAACCCTCGCCGTTGCCAAAGAACGCTGTAAAAGATCAGGAGCAACCAGAGCCGAATTCCATCACCTCAGTCTATTTGATGCTGACCAATTAGAAGGAGAGTTTGATCTAATCAATTCCGTAGGCGTTCTTCACCATACCACCGATCCTATCCGTGGCATACAGGCTCTAGCAAATAAGCTTGCTTCTGGAGGATTGCTACATATTTTTGTATATGGCGAACTAGGACGTTGGGAAATTCGCTTGATGCAGGAAGCGATCGCTTTATTACAAGGTGATAAGCGTGGCGATTATGTCGATGGTGTGAAAATTGGTAGAGAGATATTTGCAAATCTACCTGAGACGAATGCGCTCCGTCGTCGTGAAACTGAACGTTGGGCAGCAGAAAATCAACAGGATGCCTGTTTTGCGGATATGTATGTACATCCCCAAGAGCTTAATTACAATGTGAATACTCTCTTTGAATTAATTGATGCTTCAGGTTTGGAATTTCTTGGTTTCTCTAATCCGCAAGTATGGGACTTAAATCGCTTGATCGGTAAAGCTCCTGACTTAATTGCGCGATCGCAACATCTCACGGAGCGCCAACGCTATCGCCTCATCGAAGTTCTCGATCCACAGACAATTTCCCATTATGAGTTCTTTTTAGCACGTCCACCCCTTGAGAAGAAGAATTGGCAAGTTGATGAGGAATTACTAAGAGCCATTCCTGAGCCAAGTCCCTGTATTTATGGCTGGCGCGATAGTGCTCATTTCTTTGATTACAACTATCAACTTGTGAAAATCAGTGAGTCCGCATGGAAGTTCCTATTAGCAACTGATCATAGTCAATCTCAAGGGCAAAATCAGGGTCAAACTGTCGCGCAGATCCTAGAGACTGTTGAGGCAACTTTAGTAGATGTGCGATCGCTCCAGCAGCAACAAATCATCTTATTAACGCCACAATAG
- the dacB gene encoding D-alanyl-D-alanine carboxypeptidase/D-alanyl-D-alanine endopeptidase: MRKLSLQGSVFSAITLVAIPLIAPLSIQANPDRICPAQLQQELSQVAQSPQLQASRVGVFVQTNETKPKVLANLDGDRYFIPASNTKLFTTAIALKALGSDYRFATKLMSNDLPNPQGTLENGLWLVGSGDPSFNSETGLKSLVTQLKNRGIKQINGGIWTRTIRRGDELVDSWEWKDLQEYYAAKVSPFTINENSLNWSIRPNTIGQPAIFEWENPALAKDWLVENKSYTASDDSMLYMMPNHALSVVRPYGQKVLIISGAISVKSEREDGSVTVPDPEANFLQLLRQELDAQGIKIKPFTNITPKLSPSQDLAIVYSPPLSQLITTTNKDSNNLYAELLLRAVGEKFYTKLFQKPLGDRFYDHVSLNSVNGGISSLKEYLDASKIGSHNVLLADGSGLSRRNLTTPRAISQLLYNVADDRTFRNSLPVSKVDGTADGTLTNRWRSNPLSLQAKTGTLTGVSALSGYAKPKHYPEVIFSIIINNSNLRLRELNRYVDAIVGLINRLEPCQ; this comes from the coding sequence ATGAGGAAGCTTAGTCTCCAAGGCTCTGTATTTTCAGCGATCACCCTAGTTGCAATTCCTCTGATTGCGCCATTGTCAATCCAAGCTAATCCTGATCGCATTTGTCCCGCGCAGTTGCAACAGGAATTGTCTCAAGTTGCCCAATCTCCACAATTACAGGCTTCACGAGTGGGGGTATTTGTTCAAACTAATGAGACGAAACCAAAAGTATTAGCCAATCTTGATGGCGATCGCTATTTCATTCCTGCATCTAATACCAAACTATTTACCACTGCGATTGCTTTAAAAGCTTTAGGATCAGACTATCGCTTTGCAACCAAGTTGATGTCCAATGATTTGCCCAATCCTCAAGGTACTCTAGAAAATGGATTATGGTTGGTGGGTTCGGGCGATCCCAGCTTTAACTCAGAGACAGGATTAAAATCCCTCGTCACTCAACTCAAAAATAGAGGGATCAAGCAGATCAATGGAGGGATTTGGACAAGAACTATTCGCAGGGGTGACGAACTTGTAGATAGTTGGGAATGGAAAGATCTCCAAGAATATTATGCAGCCAAGGTATCACCCTTCACGATTAATGAAAATTCCTTGAATTGGTCTATCCGACCTAACACAATTGGTCAACCCGCAATCTTTGAATGGGAAAATCCTGCATTGGCTAAAGATTGGCTGGTGGAGAATAAATCCTACACAGCCAGTGATGACTCTATGCTGTATATGATGCCTAATCATGCTTTGAGTGTTGTCCGTCCCTATGGTCAAAAAGTACTGATCATCAGTGGTGCAATTTCTGTCAAGTCAGAACGAGAAGATGGTAGTGTGACAGTTCCTGACCCTGAAGCTAATTTTTTACAACTATTGCGTCAAGAACTGGATGCACAAGGAATTAAAATCAAACCCTTCACAAATATTACCCCAAAGCTTTCCCCGAGCCAAGACTTAGCGATCGTCTATTCACCACCACTCTCGCAACTGATTACAACTACCAATAAGGATAGCAATAACCTTTATGCCGAACTATTACTCAGAGCCGTAGGTGAGAAATTCTATACCAAACTATTTCAAAAGCCCCTAGGCGATCGCTTCTATGACCATGTTTCCCTCAATAGTGTAAATGGTGGCATATCTTCGCTCAAAGAATATTTAGATGCGAGCAAGATTGGTTCTCATAATGTTTTGCTAGCGGATGGCTCTGGACTGTCGCGCCGTAATTTGACGACCCCTAGAGCGATCTCCCAACTTTTGTATAATGTGGCTGATGACCGTACTTTCCGTAATTCTTTGCCAGTTTCAAAAGTCGATGGCACAGCAGATGGTACTTTAACTAATCGGTGGAGATCAAATCCTTTGTCACTTCAAGCTAAAACTGGCACATTAACGGGAGTAAGTGCCTTATCAGGGTACGCTAAACCTAAACATTATCCTGAAGTGATTTTCAGTATCATCATTAACAATAGCAACTTGCGACTGAGGGAATTAAACAGATATGTAGATGCGATCGTTGGTCTTATCAATCGCCTTGAGCCTTGTCAATGA